One segment of Paraburkholderia sp. PREW-6R DNA contains the following:
- a CDS encoding AraC family transcriptional regulator — protein sequence MSHADVTAPCVSLRRYGATEASDVHDFHQVVLGLDGTMVMAVDGVAQQIDAGSAWLIPAGARHDYAGIGENRQLVLDLPAASLAVPQRLFDRARAVTVDASLTALVCRIAAHAAGDVQGDDVDARRFHWDAAARLGAALVADAGTAPAGAVAHGAGLDFARIDRWLRAHLSESLRIADLAAHCGFGMRRFHQLFIEAFGETPHRYLQRLRLDTSITLLADSRLSLSDIALDIGFSDQSAYTHAFTRRFGLAPGQWRALRH from the coding sequence ATGAGTCATGCCGATGTCACCGCTCCGTGCGTTTCGCTGCGCCGCTATGGCGCGACCGAAGCGTCGGACGTGCACGACTTCCATCAGGTGGTGCTCGGCCTCGACGGTACGATGGTGATGGCAGTCGACGGTGTCGCGCAGCAAATCGACGCGGGCTCGGCCTGGCTCATCCCAGCCGGCGCGCGGCATGACTATGCGGGCATCGGCGAAAACCGGCAGTTGGTGCTGGACTTGCCGGCCGCCTCGCTGGCAGTCCCGCAGCGGCTTTTCGACCGGGCGCGCGCCGTCACCGTCGATGCCTCCCTGACGGCGCTCGTCTGCCGCATTGCAGCCCATGCTGCGGGTGACGTGCAAGGCGACGATGTCGACGCGCGCCGTTTCCATTGGGACGCAGCGGCACGGCTGGGCGCCGCGCTCGTCGCGGACGCGGGCACGGCACCAGCAGGTGCAGTGGCTCACGGCGCCGGGCTCGACTTTGCCCGTATCGACCGCTGGCTGCGCGCGCATTTGTCGGAATCGTTACGCATTGCCGATCTCGCCGCGCATTGCGGCTTCGGCATGCGGCGTTTCCATCAGTTGTTTATCGAGGCGTTTGGGGAGACGCCGCACCGGTATTTGCAGCGCTTGCGACTGGATACGTCGATCACGCTGCTTGCGGACTCCCGTTTGTCATTGAGCGACATTGCGCTGGACATCGGCTTCAGCGATCAGAGCGCTTACACGCACGCGTTCACGCGGCGTTTCGGGCTGGCGCCCGGTCAATGGCGCGCGTTGCGCCACTGA
- the treY gene encoding malto-oligosyltrehalose synthase, which produces MTVPRSTLRLQFHRGFTFDDAAKHVDYFAALGISHVYASPITTAEPGSMHGYDTVDYTQVSAECGGEAGLKRLVDKLHAHNMGLIIDMVPNHMGVGGSSNAWWLDILEWGRHSAYARHFDVDWHSPDPALRGKVLLPTLGGSYGDELASGRIELKFAADTGRFYIGYGPHVFPVCPTDYAAILQSADRADLTALAERFQGLTTQPADQPRAVEGREMLREFVRQNGESALELVLLAYSPQEPVTRDRLHRLIERQHFRLAWWRTASDEVNWRRFFDISTLAGVRVERPEVFEAAHALVFRLYQEGLVDGLRIDHVDGLAEPREYCQRLRQRLMELRDTTPYVIVEKILGRGEPLRDDWPVDGTTGYDFMSDVGALLHDPAGAEPLAQTWTELTGRSPRFADEAIVARRKILAENLSAELDRAARALHRIARDSLATRDFTYTALRRVLTELVVHFPVYRIYPQNGLRSATDNIYFDQALAGAKASLPLSDHAALERVNAWLGGSAEEAPSGRANPSAQLAQNGVQPNHAGSARRTAQTLFSQLTAPVAAKAVEDTACYRYGRLLSRNEVGSDPGEFALSVDDFHAANLERSQRFPHAMLATATHDHKRGEDVRARLAVLSEIPDEWSAKLREWSTLNAPHRRALDGKPASSAEQDTSDDWSPGPAAEAMLYQTLVGCWPLDLKPDDEAGVKELAERVAQWQLKALREAKLQTSWLAPDEAYESGCHDFLFDILAPQRRDGFLKELYEFVQRIGRAGALNSLQQTVLRLASPGIPDLYQGTELWDFSLVDPDNRRPVDFDLRASLLAQAPPSEFLSTWHDGHVKLAVVQRVLALRAHLPELLSQSTYLPLTVRGEHASSVIAFARRHGNAWAVVIASRLAADLLGNEGDLPLVDPAKWGDTAIEMPSDLSSRALFDWLSPAAPKVDENGLLYLRDALGNMPVAVLVEDGVPRS; this is translated from the coding sequence ATGACCGTCCCGCGCTCCACGCTGCGCCTCCAGTTCCATCGAGGCTTTACATTCGACGATGCCGCGAAACACGTCGACTATTTCGCCGCGCTAGGCATCAGCCATGTCTACGCATCGCCAATCACGACCGCCGAGCCGGGCTCGATGCACGGCTACGATACGGTCGATTACACCCAGGTAAGCGCCGAATGCGGCGGCGAGGCGGGTCTCAAACGCCTCGTCGACAAGCTGCATGCTCACAACATGGGGCTCATCATCGACATGGTGCCGAACCACATGGGTGTGGGCGGCTCCAGCAACGCCTGGTGGCTCGACATCCTCGAATGGGGACGGCATAGCGCCTATGCGCGTCACTTCGACGTGGACTGGCACTCGCCCGATCCCGCGTTGCGCGGCAAGGTGTTGCTGCCGACGCTCGGCGGGTCGTACGGCGACGAGCTCGCGTCGGGCCGTATCGAACTGAAGTTCGCCGCCGATACGGGGCGCTTCTATATCGGCTACGGACCGCACGTGTTCCCGGTATGCCCGACCGACTATGCGGCTATTCTGCAAAGCGCCGATCGCGCCGATCTCACTGCGCTTGCCGAACGCTTCCAGGGTCTGACGACGCAGCCGGCCGACCAGCCGCGTGCCGTCGAAGGCCGCGAAATGCTGCGCGAATTCGTCAGGCAGAACGGCGAATCGGCGCTTGAGCTCGTATTACTCGCGTACTCGCCGCAAGAGCCGGTCACGCGCGACCGCCTGCATCGGCTGATCGAGCGGCAGCACTTCCGCCTCGCGTGGTGGCGCACCGCATCGGACGAAGTCAACTGGCGGCGCTTTTTCGATATCTCGACGCTCGCCGGCGTTCGTGTCGAGCGTCCCGAAGTTTTCGAGGCCGCGCACGCGCTCGTGTTTCGTCTGTATCAGGAAGGGCTGGTGGACGGCCTGCGAATCGACCACGTGGACGGTCTTGCCGAGCCGCGCGAATACTGCCAGCGTTTGCGGCAGCGGTTGATGGAACTGCGCGACACGACGCCGTATGTGATCGTCGAAAAGATTCTGGGACGGGGCGAACCGCTGCGCGACGACTGGCCCGTGGACGGCACCACCGGCTACGATTTCATGAGCGACGTGGGCGCGCTGCTGCATGATCCGGCCGGCGCCGAACCGCTCGCGCAAACGTGGACCGAACTGACTGGCCGCAGCCCGCGCTTTGCCGACGAAGCAATCGTCGCGCGGCGCAAGATTCTCGCTGAAAACCTGTCGGCGGAACTCGACCGTGCGGCGCGGGCGTTGCACCGCATTGCGCGCGATTCGCTCGCCACGCGCGACTTCACGTACACCGCATTGCGCCGTGTGCTGACGGAACTGGTGGTGCATTTCCCGGTGTATCGCATCTATCCGCAAAACGGCTTGCGCAGCGCCACGGACAACATCTACTTCGACCAGGCGTTGGCGGGCGCGAAGGCGTCGCTGCCGCTTTCGGATCACGCGGCGCTCGAGCGCGTGAATGCATGGCTTGGCGGCAGCGCGGAAGAGGCACCTTCGGGTCGTGCCAATCCGTCCGCGCAGCTTGCGCAGAACGGCGTGCAGCCCAATCACGCCGGTTCTGCCCGCCGCACTGCGCAAACGCTCTTTTCACAGCTCACCGCGCCCGTCGCCGCGAAGGCGGTTGAAGACACCGCATGCTATCGCTACGGTCGGCTGCTTTCGCGTAACGAAGTGGGCTCGGACCCGGGCGAGTTTGCGTTGTCCGTGGACGATTTCCATGCGGCCAATCTCGAACGCTCGCAACGCTTTCCTCACGCGATGCTCGCCACCGCCACGCACGATCACAAGCGCGGTGAAGACGTGCGGGCCCGGCTCGCGGTCCTCAGCGAGATCCCCGACGAATGGAGCGCCAAGTTGCGCGAATGGTCTACGCTGAATGCGCCGCATCGGCGTGCGCTGGACGGCAAGCCGGCCAGCAGCGCCGAACAGGACACGAGTGACGACTGGTCGCCTGGGCCCGCCGCGGAAGCGATGCTGTATCAGACGCTGGTCGGATGCTGGCCGCTCGATCTGAAGCCGGATGACGAAGCCGGCGTGAAGGAACTGGCCGAACGTGTCGCGCAATGGCAATTGAAGGCGTTGCGCGAAGCAAAGCTGCAAACCAGCTGGCTTGCACCGGACGAAGCGTATGAATCCGGCTGCCACGATTTCCTGTTCGACATTCTGGCGCCGCAACGTCGGGACGGCTTCCTGAAAGAACTCTACGAGTTCGTACAGCGGATTGGCCGCGCAGGCGCGCTGAACAGCCTGCAGCAGACGGTGTTGCGCCTGGCGTCGCCGGGGATACCCGATCTGTATCAGGGCACCGAGTTGTGGGACTTCAGCCTCGTCGATCCGGACAATCGCCGGCCGGTCGATTTCGACCTGCGCGCGTCATTGCTTGCTCAGGCGCCGCCGTCAGAGTTCCTGTCGACGTGGCATGACGGACACGTGAAGCTCGCGGTCGTGCAGCGTGTGCTGGCATTGCGTGCGCATCTGCCGGAGTTGCTCAGCCAGAGCACCTATCTGCCGCTTACGGTGCGCGGCGAGCATGCGTCGAGCGTGATTGCGTTTGCCCGGCGGCACGGCAACGCGTGGGCTGTCGTCATCGCGAGCCGGCTTGCGGCGGATTTGCTGGGCAACGAAGGCGACCTGCCACTCGTCGATCCGGCAAAGTGGGGCGACACGGCGATCGAGATGCCGTCGGATCTGTCGTCGCGCGCGCTGTTCGATTGGCTCAGTCCCGCCGCGCCAAAGGTCGACGAGAATGGCCTGCTGTATCTGCGTGATGCTTTGGGCAACATGCCGGTCGCCGTGCTCGTGGAGGATGGCGTGCCGCGCAGTTGA
- a CDS encoding FKBP-type peptidyl-prolyl cis-trans isomerase: MSTVTTDSGLKYEDIVEGSGAEAVAGKTVSVHYTGWLTDGQKFDSSKDRNDPFAFVLGGGMVIKGWDEGVQGMKVGGTRKLTIPPQLGYGVRGAGGVIPPNATLVFEVELLDV; encoded by the coding sequence ATGTCGACAGTGACGACCGATTCCGGCCTGAAATACGAAGACATCGTGGAAGGCAGCGGCGCCGAGGCAGTTGCCGGCAAGACCGTCAGCGTCCATTACACCGGCTGGTTGACCGACGGCCAGAAGTTCGACTCGAGCAAGGACCGCAACGACCCGTTTGCGTTCGTGCTGGGCGGCGGCATGGTGATCAAAGGCTGGGACGAAGGCGTGCAAGGAATGAAAGTAGGCGGCACCCGCAAGCTCACCATCCCCCCGCAACTGGGCTATGGCGTGCGCGGCGCAGGCGGCGTGATTCCGCCGAATGCCACGCTCGTGTTCGAAGTCGAATTGCTCGACGTCTGA
- the purF gene encoding amidophosphoribosyltransferase, with product MCGIVGVVSHSPVNQLIYDSLLLLQHRGQDAAGIATANGSNFHMHKANGMVRDVFRTRNMRSLPGTTGIGQVRYPTAGSASSEEEAQPFYVNAPFGIILAHNGNLTNWQQLKDEMFRIDRRHINTNSDTEVMLNVLAHELQLSSSGLQLDPAALFKAVSGVHRRVRGSYAIVSLIAGYGLLGFRDPFGIRPLCLGKQETPEGVEWILASESVAIEGIGFEFVRDVAPGEAIFIDLDGNLHSQQCAADPSLNPCIFELVYLARPDSVLDGVPVYNVRLRMGDYLAEKIKRELPDVAIDVVMPIPDSSRPAAMQVAKKLGVEYREGFFKNRYVGRTFIMPGQAVRKKSVRQKLNAMGIEFKGKNVLIVDDSIVRGTTSHEIVQMARDAGANKVIFASAAPPVKFPNVYGIDMPTRGELVAHGRTDDEVARMIGADHLVYQDVDALKQAVRDINPALKEFEASCFDGNYVTGDVTTEYLDRIETARLAPSSQSDRDAASEAIDGGGPARSQLHLQLSVG from the coding sequence ATGTGCGGCATCGTAGGCGTAGTTTCCCATTCTCCGGTCAATCAGCTGATCTATGACAGCCTGCTGCTTCTGCAGCATCGCGGTCAGGACGCAGCCGGCATCGCAACCGCGAACGGCAGCAATTTCCACATGCACAAGGCGAACGGCATGGTGCGCGACGTGTTCCGCACGCGCAACATGCGCAGTCTGCCCGGCACCACCGGCATCGGTCAGGTGCGTTACCCGACCGCCGGTTCGGCGTCGAGTGAAGAAGAGGCCCAGCCGTTCTACGTCAACGCACCGTTCGGCATCATCCTCGCGCACAACGGTAATCTGACCAACTGGCAGCAGCTGAAAGATGAGATGTTCCGCATCGATCGCCGCCACATCAACACGAATTCCGACACCGAGGTGATGCTCAACGTGCTCGCGCACGAACTGCAGCTTTCCAGCTCGGGCTTGCAGCTCGACCCGGCTGCGTTGTTCAAGGCGGTGTCGGGCGTTCATCGCCGGGTGCGTGGCTCGTATGCGATCGTTTCGCTGATCGCAGGCTACGGGCTGCTCGGATTCCGTGACCCGTTCGGCATCCGCCCGCTGTGTCTCGGCAAGCAGGAAACGCCAGAGGGCGTGGAGTGGATTCTGGCGTCGGAATCCGTGGCGATCGAAGGGATTGGCTTCGAATTCGTGCGTGACGTGGCGCCGGGCGAAGCGATTTTCATCGACCTCGACGGCAATCTGCATTCGCAGCAGTGCGCGGCTGACCCGAGCCTGAACCCGTGCATTTTCGAACTCGTGTATCTCGCGCGTCCGGACTCGGTGCTCGACGGCGTGCCGGTCTACAACGTGCGTTTGCGCATGGGCGATTATCTCGCCGAGAAAATCAAGCGTGAGCTGCCCGATGTCGCGATCGACGTCGTGATGCCGATTCCCGATTCGTCGCGTCCGGCGGCGATGCAGGTCGCCAAAAAACTCGGCGTCGAGTATCGCGAAGGTTTCTTCAAGAACCGTTATGTTGGCCGCACCTTTATCATGCCGGGTCAGGCCGTGCGCAAGAAGTCGGTGCGTCAGAAGCTGAACGCCATGGGCATCGAGTTCAAGGGCAAGAACGTTCTGATCGTCGACGACTCGATCGTGCGCGGCACCACCTCACATGAGATCGTGCAGATGGCGCGCGATGCTGGCGCAAACAAGGTGATTTTCGCGTCGGCCGCACCGCCGGTGAAATTCCCGAACGTCTACGGTATCGATATGCCGACGCGCGGCGAACTCGTCGCGCATGGCCGGACGGACGACGAAGTCGCGCGCATGATCGGCGCTGACCATCTCGTTTATCAGGACGTCGACGCGCTCAAGCAGGCTGTGCGCGATATCAACCCGGCGCTCAAGGAGTTCGAGGCGTCGTGCTTCGATGGCAACTACGTGACCGGCGATGTGACGACCGAGTACCTCGACCGCATCGAGACGGCGCGTCTTGCTCCGTCGTCCCAATCCGACCGCGACGCCGCGAGCGAAGCGATCGACGGTGGCGGGCCGGCCCGTTCGCAATTGCATCTGCAATTGTCAGTGGGTTAA
- the malQ gene encoding 4-alpha-glucanotransferase: MSTRRPTPNNTIVTLATRAGFEVEWEDAHRKTQHVPEKTLAVLLERMGLPCGNATQIKQSAATLDAELSGRKLPPLMTGEVGRGIALPAAAIRSGSHYRIELESGSIIDGRFTAPKGEEALLAPIDEPGYHTLVINDHRMTLAIAPRRCYTPADAWRTLHADDAPDAASDDHAKPDAPPLWGVAAQLYGLRRNGDGGIGDYTALAQLATGSVKRGAHALAVSPTHAMFSAEPQRCSPYSPSSRLWLNVTHIDPAAVFGAEAVQAAIESAGGADDWSKLEASPLIDWPNAVVLKLKVLRALYEKFCEQDRAQDTPRALEFHGFCERNGRALEDHARFEALQATQLSQEGGNGHWRNWPEALRDPRSPEVEAFADANRHEVDFHLFLQWLAAKGLSHAQHAARDAGMAVGLIADLAVGCDSAGSHAWSYRDDMLQGVSVGAPPDLFNQAGQSWGLTTFSPRAMRTQGFSAFIDMLRAAFAHAGGIRIDHILGLRRLWLVPDGESARNGAYLRYPLEDLLRLIALESWRHRAIVIGEDLGTVPPGFRERLEEHGIAGIRVLWFEGAEGGKGFKPPHEWDRNAVGTTTTHDLPTVAGWWQGSDITWRNKIGQTMKREDGRDAEEAAQEERADDRALLWQAFQKAGVAAPDVGTPPLDQPPVDEALAFVAATPGPLVTFPLEDLLALVEQPNLPGSIDEHPNWRRRMSLSVDELFEDDTFCDRLRAVDRARRDAATATHPSDSASSVSKPASSNHASSEPDTP, translated from the coding sequence GTGAGCACCCGACGCCCCACCCCCAACAACACGATCGTCACACTCGCCACTCGCGCCGGCTTCGAGGTGGAGTGGGAGGACGCACATCGTAAAACGCAGCACGTGCCGGAGAAGACGCTCGCGGTGCTGCTCGAACGCATGGGTCTGCCCTGCGGCAACGCCACCCAGATCAAGCAGAGCGCCGCCACGCTCGACGCCGAGTTGTCCGGCCGCAAGCTGCCGCCGCTGATGACCGGGGAAGTAGGCCGGGGCATCGCGTTGCCGGCCGCAGCGATCCGCTCTGGCAGCCACTACCGGATCGAACTGGAAAGCGGTTCGATCATCGACGGCCGCTTCACTGCGCCCAAAGGCGAAGAAGCTTTGCTCGCGCCGATCGACGAACCCGGGTATCACACGCTCGTCATCAACGATCATCGGATGACGCTCGCCATCGCACCACGCCGCTGCTACACCCCCGCCGATGCATGGCGAACGCTGCACGCGGACGATGCGCCCGACGCTGCCAGCGACGACCACGCCAAGCCCGACGCGCCGCCGCTTTGGGGCGTCGCCGCGCAACTCTATGGCCTGCGACGCAATGGCGACGGCGGCATCGGCGACTATACGGCGCTCGCGCAGCTTGCCACCGGGAGTGTGAAACGCGGCGCGCACGCGCTAGCCGTGAGCCCGACACACGCCATGTTCAGCGCGGAGCCGCAGCGGTGCAGTCCGTATTCGCCGTCCTCGCGCTTGTGGTTGAACGTCACGCACATCGATCCGGCAGCCGTGTTCGGCGCGGAAGCGGTGCAAGCTGCGATCGAGTCGGCCGGCGGCGCGGACGACTGGTCGAAGCTCGAAGCCTCGCCGTTGATCGACTGGCCGAACGCCGTCGTGCTGAAGCTCAAGGTTTTGCGTGCGTTGTACGAAAAATTCTGCGAACAGGACCGCGCGCAAGACACGCCACGCGCGCTGGAGTTTCACGGCTTCTGCGAACGCAATGGACGCGCGCTGGAAGATCACGCGCGCTTCGAAGCGCTGCAGGCAACGCAACTTTCGCAGGAAGGCGGCAACGGGCACTGGCGCAACTGGCCGGAAGCGCTGCGCGATCCACGCAGTCCGGAAGTGGAAGCGTTCGCCGACGCCAATCGTCATGAGGTGGACTTTCATCTGTTTCTGCAGTGGCTGGCGGCAAAAGGTCTGTCGCATGCGCAGCACGCCGCGCGCGACGCGGGCATGGCCGTCGGCCTGATCGCCGATCTGGCCGTGGGCTGCGACAGTGCGGGCAGTCACGCGTGGTCGTATCGCGACGACATGCTGCAAGGCGTGTCGGTGGGCGCGCCGCCCGACCTGTTCAATCAGGCCGGGCAATCGTGGGGACTCACCACGTTTTCGCCGCGCGCCATGCGCACGCAGGGCTTCTCCGCTTTCATCGACATGCTGCGCGCCGCGTTCGCCCATGCGGGCGGCATTCGCATCGATCACATACTCGGGCTGCGTCGGCTGTGGCTCGTGCCGGACGGCGAGAGCGCGCGCAATGGCGCGTATTTGCGCTATCCGCTCGAAGACCTGCTGCGTCTGATCGCGCTCGAATCGTGGCGCCATCGCGCGATCGTGATCGGCGAAGATCTCGGCACCGTGCCGCCTGGCTTTCGCGAACGACTCGAAGAACACGGCATTGCCGGAATTCGGGTGCTGTGGTTCGAAGGCGCGGAGGGCGGCAAGGGTTTCAAGCCGCCGCACGAATGGGACCGCAACGCCGTGGGCACTACCACCACGCACGATCTGCCGACCGTCGCCGGCTGGTGGCAGGGCAGCGACATCACATGGCGCAACAAGATCGGGCAGACCATGAAGCGCGAAGACGGACGGGATGCGGAAGAAGCGGCGCAGGAAGAACGCGCCGACGACCGTGCGCTGCTATGGCAGGCGTTTCAGAAGGCCGGCGTCGCCGCGCCGGATGTAGGGACGCCGCCGCTGGATCAGCCGCCCGTGGATGAGGCGCTCGCTTTCGTTGCCGCCACACCCGGACCGCTTGTGACCTTTCCGCTGGAAGACCTGCTCGCGCTGGTCGAACAGCCGAACCTGCCCGGTTCCATTGACGAGCACCCTAACTGGCGCCGTCGCATGAGCCTGTCCGTCGACGAACTGTTCGAGGACGACACGTTCTGTGACCGCCTGCGGGCCGTCGATCGCGCGCGCCGCGACGCGGCGACGGCCACGCACCCTTCTGATTCTGCTTCTTCTGTTTCCAAACCGGCTTCCTCTAACCACGCTTCTTCGGAGCCTGATACGCCATGA
- a CDS encoding hemolysin family protein, producing MIQVVALIGAVLLVALNGFFVAAEFGLVKLRQTRVQSLAKNYGLRGSLLAKVHGRLDAYLSACQLGITLASLGLGWIGEPAFAELLTPVFSLLGVESERLIHGVSLFFAFSCISFLHIVVGELAPKSLAIREAEKVSLWAAMPLYGFYWAMYPAIWVLNTSANAVLKLAGLDADHGHDSHYSTDELKLILRGRRANVATELGSPDGAYSQDEWNTIAHSLDFSRMTVSDLMRPAHEMIGLRRDLPLRENMQVVARHRFSRYPLFADAAGERVVGMIHLKDLLLARHAGSTLDDLSRYARPVQYVKPDMPALELFRRFRKGAPHLALVGHKNSKPIGFLTLDNLLGALVGQIHDEFRQGDADWTRMDDGTLMGKGSLPVVSLERALGIDIDEGQAESVGGLVIQALNDLPTEGQRVEFDRFDVVVKKMKGPRIVLVRVYPKLFDDEGG from the coding sequence TTGATTCAGGTTGTCGCCCTTATCGGTGCAGTGTTGCTCGTGGCTCTGAACGGCTTTTTCGTCGCCGCTGAATTTGGCCTGGTCAAGCTGCGCCAGACGCGTGTTCAGAGTCTCGCAAAAAACTACGGCCTGCGTGGGAGTCTGCTGGCAAAAGTGCACGGCCGGCTCGACGCGTATTTGTCCGCTTGTCAGCTTGGCATCACGCTCGCGTCCCTCGGACTCGGCTGGATTGGCGAGCCCGCGTTTGCCGAGCTGCTGACGCCGGTCTTCTCGCTGCTGGGCGTCGAATCAGAGAGACTGATTCACGGCGTCTCGCTATTCTTTGCCTTCTCGTGCATTTCCTTTTTGCATATCGTGGTTGGCGAACTGGCGCCGAAGTCGCTTGCGATTCGCGAGGCGGAAAAGGTGTCGCTGTGGGCCGCGATGCCGTTGTACGGCTTTTACTGGGCAATGTATCCGGCGATCTGGGTGCTTAATACGAGCGCCAACGCGGTGTTGAAGCTGGCCGGGCTCGACGCCGATCATGGCCACGACTCGCATTACTCGACGGACGAGCTCAAGCTGATCCTGCGCGGTCGCCGCGCCAATGTCGCAACGGAACTCGGTTCGCCGGACGGCGCGTATAGCCAGGACGAGTGGAACACCATTGCGCACTCGCTGGATTTCTCGCGCATGACCGTGTCCGATCTGATGCGCCCGGCGCACGAAATGATCGGTTTGCGCCGCGATCTGCCGTTGCGCGAGAACATGCAGGTGGTTGCCCGTCATCGCTTCAGTCGTTATCCGCTATTCGCGGATGCGGCCGGTGAACGCGTCGTGGGCATGATCCATTTGAAGGATCTACTGCTCGCACGCCATGCGGGCAGCACGCTCGACGATCTCTCCCGATACGCACGCCCTGTGCAGTACGTGAAGCCCGACATGCCGGCGTTAGAGCTTTTTCGCCGCTTTCGCAAAGGCGCGCCGCATCTGGCGCTCGTGGGCCACAAGAATTCGAAGCCGATTGGTTTTCTCACGCTCGACAACCTGCTCGGCGCGCTCGTCGGTCAGATCCACGACGAGTTCCGTCAAGGCGACGCCGACTGGACTCGCATGGACGACGGCACGTTAATGGGCAAGGGCAGCCTCCCGGTGGTGTCGCTCGAGCGAGCGCTGGGTATCGATATCGACGAAGGTCAGGCCGAATCGGTCGGCGGTCTCGTGATTCAGGCGCTCAACGATCTGCCCACGGAAGGTCAACGGGTGGAGTTCGACCGTTTCGACGTGGTCGTGAAGAAAATGAAGGGACCGCGCATCGTGCTGGTTCGCGTGTACCCGAAACTCTTCGACGACGAAGGCGGCTAA
- a CDS encoding CvpA family protein, translated as MFTAFDYAVMAVIGLSALRGTWRGFLSEIFGLIGWIAAFFVACRFVGYVVPYVPATWPGGALTQWLLAFALVVVGVVLVASVLNALLSRIVQATGLSGVDRSLGLMFGLVRGVILVLILVALAGLTELPQQEFWRNALLRPYAVEGVHIMKPLLPETLAAYVRV; from the coding sequence ATGTTCACTGCGTTCGACTACGCTGTCATGGCGGTGATCGGTTTGTCGGCGTTGCGCGGCACATGGCGCGGCTTCCTGTCCGAAATATTCGGGCTGATCGGCTGGATCGCGGCATTTTTCGTCGCGTGCCGTTTTGTCGGCTATGTCGTGCCGTATGTGCCGGCCACGTGGCCGGGCGGCGCGCTGACGCAGTGGCTGCTGGCCTTTGCGCTCGTGGTGGTGGGAGTGGTACTGGTTGCAAGCGTGCTGAATGCGCTACTGAGCCGCATTGTGCAGGCAACCGGTTTGAGCGGCGTTGACCGCTCGCTCGGCTTGATGTTCGGCCTCGTGCGCGGGGTCATTCTGGTGCTGATTCTGGTCGCCCTGGCTGGCTTGACCGAACTGCCCCAACAGGAATTCTGGCGCAACGCCTTGCTGCGGCCTTATGCGGTCGAAGGCGTGCACATAATGAAACCGCTGCTTCCCGAGACGCTTGCCGCGTACGTCCGCGTTTGA
- a CDS encoding HAMP domain-containing sensor histidine kinase, whose translation MTTSFTGTAGATPVPFGFAVSERTAHLRAETALFMRDHVLSLVSHDLRGPLNAIHSWAYVLERKLDANDPNSQRAVTGIRNGVDQQVKLLETIVDATRAETKALALDITPFPLHPLIDETVDEVRSGLARARGVDINLDSQLSTEQLNGDRERLAAAIWVMLTFAVEASLRDAVVSLSVRADGSAFHAAATFTPNSAALDDPSLPHLLEAFARKQAREPREAKRIAWVFALCKRVSEAHGGGFEQTDTQDGEPATLSLRIPLSATSPT comes from the coding sequence GTGACAACGTCTTTCACCGGAACCGCCGGCGCAACGCCGGTGCCTTTCGGCTTCGCCGTCTCCGAACGCACCGCGCATCTGCGCGCGGAAACCGCGCTGTTCATGCGCGATCACGTACTCTCGCTGGTGTCGCACGACCTGCGTGGTCCGCTGAACGCCATTCATAGCTGGGCTTACGTGCTGGAGCGCAAACTCGACGCCAACGATCCCAACTCGCAGCGCGCCGTCACCGGCATACGAAACGGCGTCGACCAGCAGGTCAAACTGCTGGAGACCATCGTCGACGCCACGCGCGCCGAAACCAAAGCGCTCGCGCTCGACATAACGCCGTTCCCGCTGCATCCGCTTATCGATGAAACCGTGGACGAAGTGCGTTCCGGTCTTGCACGGGCGCGCGGCGTCGACATTAACCTGGACTCGCAACTCTCAACCGAACAGCTGAACGGCGACCGTGAGCGCCTGGCTGCGGCAATCTGGGTCATGCTCACCTTCGCGGTAGAAGCAAGCCTGAGGGACGCGGTCGTCTCGTTGTCCGTGCGTGCGGACGGCAGCGCGTTCCATGCGGCCGCCACTTTCACGCCAAACTCTGCTGCGCTCGACGATCCTTCGCTGCCGCATCTGCTCGAAGCGTTTGCCCGCAAGCAGGCGCGCGAGCCGCGCGAAGCGAAGCGCATTGCTTGGGTATTTGCACTGTGCAAGCGCGTGTCCGAGGCGCACGGCGGCGGCTTCGAGCAGACCGACACGCAGGACGGCGAGCCGGCCACCCTGTCACTACGTATTCCGCTGAGCGCCACATCTCCGACCTGA